The Bacillaceae bacterium IKA-2 DNA window AGTAATAGACCGTAAATACTTAAGATAATATACACAAGAAAAAAAAGGATGAAGTTTAACCGCCAAATTCCTTTTAATAACTTTGAAAGGTGAATATCATTGGAATATTTCCAATGAATAATCGTAAAAATAATCGCAACTGAAATGATTGTTATTAAAACAAACCAAAATAAAGAAATACTCCATATCTCATAAGCAATAAAATAAACAGCGACAATAAATAAAATCGTCGATAAGTCAACTGAACGCTTGATAGCTATTTTTTTATTTTTTATTGTTTTGACAGTAATGATATACATAAGATAAAAAGCTAAAAGTGGCAATGTAATCAACGTAGCTAACAACCAAGCTACCGCACTACTCAAAAGTTCCAGCCCCTTTTCTTTGAGATTCGATTCCTTTTATACTGTGATAGATAAAATTATGATAATGTAACTGGACATTTTGATTGGCTGCCTTTTCTAAAATAACTCCTGTTATCGCTTCTATTTCCGTTTCTCTTCCTTCCTCAATATCTTTCAACATTGATGAACGGTTTTGGCTTGTTTTTTTGCATATATCAACAATTTTCTGCCAATCTGCTTCTGTACTATTGTAAATTAGTGAAATTTCATCAAATAGTTTTCTCATTATTTTAAAGTAGTACTCATTTGTTATTAAATCACCATTTTTAACTTTAAAAATAGCTGTCAATGGATTAATAACCCCATTCACTAGAAGCTTACTAACCATTATCTGAAACCAATCCTCATGAACAGTTGTTCTAAATCCTACACATGATAATTTCAACCAAACTGTGGAAGAAAAATCACTCTTTTTTTGAAAAAAACCGATTTTCATTTCACCATCACCAGTATGCTCCACTTCCGTTAGAGAGTGTTTCAAAGCTCCATGTTCAACAATACCTATCAGAATATTATCTGCTTTATCACCAAGCTTGTCTAAATAAGTGAGATGGCCCATTCCATTTTGCAGAAAAGCAATTGTACTCAGTTTCCCCTTTAAATGCATCAAGTGAGAAACTACTTCTTTGAGATGATATTGTTTAACTGCTATAAAAAGTAAGTCATCAACTAACTCCGTAGTCTCTAAAAAAGGCGTACTATTAATTGGAAATGTAAAATCACTTGTGCCTATTTTTAAAGTCACACCATTTTTATGTAAGTGATCAGCTTGTTGTTTCGCTTTTGTATAGACCGTCACTTCAAATTGCCCTTTAGATAAATATCCAGCTAAAGCGAGTCCAATCGAACCCCCACCCACAATCCCGACCTTCTTCATAAAATTCCACCTTTTACTAAGTGAATTTGATAATATCAATAAATTAGCCACACCAAGCTACAACAAGTTGTAGTATTTTAGGAGAGCCGAATCATCACTATAAAATTCAATATGTCTGATAATTAAATAGTAGCATATGTATCAACTATAAACGAAAGAAAAAGTTTGATTTTCATGATTACTTAATATTTTTTAATAAATAATAATATATAGACAACTCTTAATAAATTTTGTAGTAAGATAGAAAGGGAAAGTATTTTAGACTTCAATTATTAAAAAATGTATGGAGGGATTACGATGGATAATATTGATGTGAAGCGCTTACTTGTTAACTTTAAAACATTAGAAGAATTTGAGAATTTTAGAGAATTTGGTGCACAAGAATTGTCAATGAAAGAAGATTTAAGGGCTAATATTACTGAGGATGATAGCGAGTCTCCTTTTTACGGTATTTATTATGGAAATAAACTGGTAGCTCGAATGAGCCTATATCGGATTGAGAAAAAGTATGACCGCTATTTTGACCCAGCACAAGACTTTTATGAACTTTGGAAGCTAGAAGTATTAGACGAATACCGCGGCAAAGGGCTAGGGGAAGCACTTGTGAAGTTTTCAAAAAAATTCAATTTACCTGTTAAAACAAATGCGCGTCAACGTTCAAATAAATTTTGGGAAAAAATGGGCTTTAATGCCCTAACTTATTTTGAAGGACGTGACCGCGGTGAAAATCCATACGTTTGGTTTCCAGAAGGCGTAACAGAGCAAGAGTAGTTAAGAAAAGCGGTCGAGCCGATGGCGCTTGCTCCTGCGGTTACTCGTCGCAAAACCCGCTACGAAGAAGCTCAAATGATGTGTCTTGAAGCTAGACAGACACGAAAATTATAAACTCCTGGAAAAAAGATTGACACGAATATGTGTCAATCTTTTTTTAGATAACCTTTATTAATTCATCCTTTAGTAATTGACATTTGCTTAGCCCGTTCCATAATTTGAATTAGCAATTGATAATCTTGTTTAATCATATCGTAGCTTTCTTGAAGAAGAGTATACGCGTTTAAAAGCTTTTTATTTTCATTTTTAAGTTGGGTAACCTCATCTTTATGCTCACAATAATCTTCAGAACCAACGTTATTTGAGGATAAACTAGCCCTGTGAGCTGTTAAAAATGTAATCACCTCATCAATACTTATTTGAGCTTTACTTTCCTTTGACTTTAGATCTTGATCTCTTGGTCCAATACCATCGGCAACTTCATCAACTATTTCAAAAGGTGTACAGTAGTTATCATCCGCTAACTTCGTCTTCTTTAAATTTTTTCGTTGCTTTTTTGCGATCACAATTGCAGCATCATATTTTTTACGAATACTGGAGTTCCATCTAAATCCACAAGCTGCCGCCGTCCTTGATAATCGCTCCCCGACTTCTTCAAATGCAGCTAACTGAGTACTACCTTCACGAATATGCCTTAGTGCAACTTCTGCTAATACCAAATCTTCATCATTAGTCCAAGCATCTTGACGAACAATCGACATCAAATCCCTCCAATGGAATTCCTTTTTTACTATCTTTATGCATTTACTAGAAAAGATAGACTCTTTTGATCTGTTAAGGGAATCATTTCCTAATTAACTGCAAATATTCAGAGGATTAAATGCTATTTTTATGGATTAATGTCAGATCATCTCTCGACTAATTATTTATTTCTAAATCGCTCGACTGCTTCATGATGCTCTGGCATTTCCCACAACGAGGAACAATCATCAATTTCTCGCAGTACCCGATTCATGATTTGTTGCTTGTCATATCGATCTAAAAATCGCTTTTTATAAGCCAAAATCACTCCTAGCGGTTGTCTTGTAAAGCCAGTCAACCAATTTTCGAACTGTTCCCGATTATACATCTTATTTACAAAGCCAATAGTAATCGCTTCGTTTACATCAAACGTTTCTGCTCCCATTAATTTTTGTAACGCTTGCCCAGGATCAATTCTTTCTAATAAGAATGTTGATCCACCCCAACCAGTTGTGATCCCTAACTTACCTTGAATAAATCCTAATTTTACGTTTTTTTCTGCAATTCTAAAATCACATGAGCTAGCAATTTCACATCCTCCACCAACTGCCGTTCCATTTAGAAAAGCAATTGTTGGTTTTGAAAAGAAAAAAAGGCGCTGTAAATTCATTGCCATTTTATGAAGCATTTTTTCTGCTTCCACCTTTGTATAAATAGAGTGAAACACAGATAAATCTCCACCAGAACAAAAGGCTTCTGATCCTTTCCCGGTTATCACTAATATTTTTGCATCATCACTAGTCTCAACAATATTTAGTTTTTCACTTAACAATTCAATTACATCATAGTCAATCGCATTTCTTTTTTCTGCTCGATTAATAGTCAGCCAAGCCACACCATTCTCAATCGTTAATAATACTTTCTCCATACTAATAAGACACCTCACTTTTAGAATTTCCCTTATTTTATTATAGTACAAAAGAGCACAACAAAAAACAGAAAGGGGGTCCCTTCCTGCTTTTTATTGTGCTCTTATTTACTTACTACTTCGTTTCCTTTATAAGACCCACATGCTTTACATACATGGTGAGCAAGTTTTAATTCACCGCACTCTGGGCACTTAGTCATTCCTGGTACCTCTAAACTTAAGTGGCTACGACGCATATTTTTCTTAGTTTTTGATGTTCTACGAAAAGGCACTGCCATGATTCCCACCTCCTTCAACTGTGATAAAATATGTTAAAATGAAGGCCGGGAAATGCCGGATACTTCTATTTTTAAACACATTACTTGTCATCAAAGAACTTTGATAACTCCGCTAACCGCGGATCAATTCGTTCCTTTTTGGTTTCGCTTGTAATTAATTCCCAATTTTCACCTTTCGGTAGCGCGTCTCCAAATTGCTCCTCACTGAAAATTTGCAGAGGAATTTCTAATAAAAGCGCTTGTACAATATAAGGTATTAAATTCACTGTACCATTATCAAGGTCATGTATTTCATCACCTTCTACAAACCCTACCCAATCATGAAGCTTAAACGTTTCTGTCGTAGCGATTTGAATCGGAAACGGAACATCTGCGAGTGTTCTTGCACAAGTCAACACCATTTCTCCTTCTAGTTGCAGAAAAAAAGTAACAGAATGACTTGTGAAACTTGCAGTTCCTTTCACATGTACAAGTGATACATCTTTAATTTCATGATCAACTTTCATAATTTCACTAACGTCAACCATTTCATCAATGTTTATACCCTTATTTTTCAACATATTAAGTTGCTGTATTGACCATTTCATTAGTTTCCACCCCAAGACAACAAAGGTAATTATAGCCTTCGATAAGATTTTTGTCAAGCTTTCTTCTTTACACCATTTATAGAACTATATTTTTTTTACTTTCTTATACGAATGAATTTCATCATACCAATAAAATAGTCATATCAAGCTTCATAGTGGTGAGAAACTGGATATTGAAATTCATTATTACTTTGAGAATTGTATCATAAAAATATTACAAATAACAACAGTCTAATTAGACTTTATCGACAAATGTTGTATACTTTTTATAATAGTAGACGTTTAAAGTGCGTATTCAAAAAAATCGTTACTCAGAGCAAACCTGTGATTCAGCTGCATAATTACCAATCTTTTTCAAAATTACTTAGAAAGGAGTTTTTTATTTATGAATGCAACTGGGCTCATTGTAGAATATAACCCTTTTCATAATGGACATGCACACCATGTTTATCATTCAAAAATAGAAACGAACGCCGATGTTGTTATAGCTGTTATGAGTGGGAATTTTCTACAAAGAGGCGAGCCGGCCCTTGTTTCAAAGTGGTCTCGTACAAACATGGCTTTAGCTGCCGGAGTAGACGTCGTTTTAGAATTACCCTATGTTTATGCTACCCAAAAAGCTGAAATATTTGCACGCGGTGCCATTTCAATTCTTTCGGCTATCGGTGTCAATTCTATCTGCTTTGGGAGTGAATCGGGAAATATTAATGAATTTGATCAACTCCATTCTTTTATTAAACAGCAAGAAGACACATACAATCTTTTTATTAAAGAAGCATTAAAAAAAGGCGATAGTTATCCAAGAGCCTTAGCTACGGCTTTTAAAAGACTAGAAAACAGTGATGACATTTTAGATTTATCTCTTCCAAACAATATATTAGGCTATCATTATGTGAAGGCAATTTATGAGCAAAAATCACCAATAAAACCTTTTACAATTAAACGTGAAGCAGCACAGTATCATGACAAAGAAGTGTTAACCCAATCTATTGCCAGCGCAACAAGTATTAGAGAAGCACTTATAAAGAAAAAGGATGATTTAAATTCGATTAAGCATGTTGTACCTAGAGAGACGTTTAATGAATTGAAGAGCCACCTAAAATATTACAATAGCTTTCAGGATTGGGAACGGTTATTTCCATACCTGAAATATAAAGTACTAACAGCTTCGCGAGAAGAGTTAACAAATA harbors:
- a CDS encoding DUF3397 domain-containing protein codes for the protein MSSAVAWLLATLITLPLLAFYLMYIITVKTIKNKKIAIKRSVDLSTILFIVAVYFIAYEIWSISLFWFVLITIISVAIIFTIIHWKYSNDIHLSKLLKGIWRLNFILFFLVYIILSIYGLLLRISQMS
- the rpmF gene encoding 50S ribosomal protein L32, giving the protein MAVPFRRTSKTKKNMRRSHLSLEVPGMTKCPECGELKLAHHVCKACGSYKGNEVVSK
- a CDS encoding enoyl-CoA hydratase/isomerase family protein, which codes for MEKVLLTIENGVAWLTINRAEKRNAIDYDVIELLSEKLNIVETSDDAKILVITGKGSEAFCSGGDLSVFHSIYTKVEAEKMLHKMAMNLQRLFFFSKPTIAFLNGTAVGGGCEIASSCDFRIAEKNVKLGFIQGKLGITTGWGGSTFLLERIDPGQALQKLMGAETFDVNEAITIGFVNKMYNREQFENWLTGFTRQPLGVILAYKKRFLDRYDKQQIMNRVLREIDDCSSLWEMPEHHEAVERFRNK
- a CDS encoding YceD family protein, whose amino-acid sequence is MKWSIQQLNMLKNKGINIDEMVDVSEIMKVDHEIKDVSLVHVKGTASFTSHSVTFFLQLEGEMVLTCARTLADVPFPIQIATTETFKLHDWVGFVEGDEIHDLDNGTVNLIPYIVQALLLEIPLQIFSEEQFGDALPKGENWELITSETKKERIDPRLAELSKFFDDK
- a CDS encoding RsfA family transcriptional regulator gives rise to the protein MSIVRQDAWTNDEDLVLAEVALRHIREGSTQLAAFEEVGERLSRTAAACGFRWNSSIRKKYDAAIVIAKKQRKNLKKTKLADDNYCTPFEIVDEVADGIGPRDQDLKSKESKAQISIDEVITFLTAHRASLSSNNVGSEDYCEHKDEVTQLKNENKKLLNAYTLLQESYDMIKQDYQLLIQIMERAKQMSITKG
- a CDS encoding nucleotidyltransferase, with the protein product MNATGLIVEYNPFHNGHAHHVYHSKIETNADVVIAVMSGNFLQRGEPALVSKWSRTNMALAAGVDVVLELPYVYATQKAEIFARGAISILSAIGVNSICFGSESGNINEFDQLHSFIKQQEDTYNLFIKEALKKGDSYPRALATAFKRLENSDDILDLSLPNNILGYHYVKAIYEQKSPIKPFTIKREAAQYHDKEVLTQSIASATSIREALIKKKDDLNSIKHVVPRETFNELKSHLKYYNSFQDWERLFPYLKYKVLTASREELTNIYEAEEGLENRISKLISNSSSFQELMINLKTKRYTWARLQRFCLHILTNTTKQDMSFTRATCPYIRILGMNSKGKTFINQRKKQLSIPLVPTISKFKHPMIDVEVRANSSYSLGYTSSIQTKILKAEYGQPPIFVK
- a CDS encoding 2-dehydropantoate 2-reductase, with protein sequence MKKVGIVGGGSIGLALAGYLSKGQFEVTVYTKAKQQADHLHKNGVTLKIGTSDFTFPINSTPFLETTELVDDLLFIAVKQYHLKEVVSHLMHLKGKLSTIAFLQNGMGHLTYLDKLGDKADNILIGIVEHGALKHSLTEVEHTGDGEMKIGFFQKKSDFSSTVWLKLSCVGFRTTVHEDWFQIMVSKLLVNGVINPLTAIFKVKNGDLITNEYYFKIMRKLFDEISLIYNSTEADWQKIVDICKKTSQNRSSMLKDIEEGRETEIEAITGVILEKAANQNVQLHYHNFIYHSIKGIESQRKGAGTFE
- a CDS encoding N-acetyltransferase; amino-acid sequence: MDNIDVKRLLVNFKTLEEFENFREFGAQELSMKEDLRANITEDDSESPFYGIYYGNKLVARMSLYRIEKKYDRYFDPAQDFYELWKLEVLDEYRGKGLGEALVKFSKKFNLPVKTNARQRSNKFWEKMGFNALTYFEGRDRGENPYVWFPEGVTEQE